One part of the Tindallia californiensis genome encodes these proteins:
- a CDS encoding energy-coupling factor transporter transmembrane component T: MELVKNHGFSNSHPVVLMTFFIGVLGVTMFHMHPVFLLMSLITGFIYNWKLRDRAYVKKQSVFLVVIMVTTALMNPMFNHAGVTILFYTRNGNPVTAESIFYGLASAVMFAAVILWFSCFNAVMTSDKLGYLFGKLSPALGMIFSMALRFVPLYQHQIKQIAMAQKGIGNDFTQGSWIQRGKNGIKILSIMVTWALESAIETADSMKARGYGTGKRSHFSIYSWSFRDKVLLTWIVLFFLAMLAGGVEGYVQVRYFPSFRLASFNGAHSLLLICFFCLCSLPIFVTRWEEYQWRCLTSRISTSGIPDKITQL; encoded by the coding sequence ATGGAATTAGTAAAGAATCACGGTTTTTCCAATAGCCATCCTGTTGTCTTAATGACTTTCTTTATTGGGGTACTGGGAGTAACCATGTTTCACATGCATCCAGTATTCTTGCTAATGTCCCTGATTACTGGTTTTATCTATAACTGGAAACTCAGAGACCGGGCTTATGTGAAAAAGCAAAGTGTTTTTCTGGTAGTGATTATGGTGACCACGGCCCTTATGAATCCAATGTTTAACCATGCTGGCGTAACCATTTTGTTTTATACTAGAAACGGAAATCCTGTTACCGCCGAATCCATTTTTTATGGCCTAGCATCGGCAGTAATGTTTGCTGCCGTTATTTTATGGTTTTCCTGTTTTAATGCCGTCATGACTTCAGACAAACTAGGCTACTTATTTGGAAAACTTTCTCCCGCTCTCGGGATGATTTTTTCCATGGCATTACGATTTGTACCTCTTTACCAGCATCAAATCAAACAAATTGCCATGGCTCAAAAAGGGATCGGTAATGATTTTACCCAAGGCTCCTGGATTCAGAGGGGAAAAAATGGCATTAAAATCCTATCCATTATGGTTACCTGGGCCTTGGAAAGCGCCATTGAGACGGCAGATTCAATGAAAGCCAGAGGCTATGGAACCGGAAAAAGAAGTCATTTCTCTATTTATTCATGGAGTTTTCGGGACAAGGTTTTATTGACATGGATTGTCCTGTTTTTCTTGGCGATGCTGGCAGGTGGTGTGGAAGGATATGTGCAAGTCCGTTACTTTCCCAGCTTTCGCTTGGCAAGCTTTAATGGAGCTCATAGTCTTCTTCTCATATGCTTTTTTTGCCTGTGCAGTTTGCCAATTTTTGTCACCAGATGGGAGGAATATCAATGGCGTTGTTTGACATCCAGAATATCAACTTCTGGTATCCCGGACAAAATCACCCAGCTTTAA
- a CDS encoding ABC transporter ATP-binding protein, whose translation MALFDIQNINFWYPGQNHPALKEVNLSIDAGEMLVLCGASGCGKTTLLRQLKPVLTPHGKKEGDILFKGESLASLEMKDQATAIGYVLQSPENQIVTDKVWHELAFGLESLGEKQEVIRLRVAEMASFFGIEDWFHRSVHHLSGGQKQLLNLAAVMVMQPEVLILDEPTAQLDPIAAVEFLETVQKINRELGVTVLLSEHRLEEVIPMADRLVLMEKGEVNLNLSQELLRKNNFTKKQKDYVTTTAMRIYGEVRSSERGMEYGPVTVKEGRQWLDTIQRQVSADLGKKHSNSLKNKENSLDNKENSLECQDLWFRYEKGGKDVLRSFNLSVKKGDFHCLLGGNGVGKSTFLLLAAKILEAYRGKFKRKDKRIALLPQNPKNLLVKKTLIEDLESMEIDGGPPSSQQITSMLEFMGLSDLTKAHPYDLSGGELQRAALAKILMISPDLLLLDEPTKGLDRPFKEALAKRLIALKDQGMTVLMVSHDIEFCARYSDTCSLIFDGQVVSTEPCYQFFAGNRFYTTAANRMARHVMPAAITEKDVIQGCKALFCP comes from the coding sequence ATGGCGTTGTTTGACATCCAGAATATCAACTTCTGGTATCCCGGACAAAATCACCCAGCTTTAAAGGAAGTAAACCTATCCATTGACGCAGGAGAAATGCTGGTTCTTTGTGGTGCGTCTGGTTGTGGAAAAACCACCTTGTTGCGGCAATTAAAGCCAGTCTTAACGCCCCATGGCAAGAAAGAAGGCGACATTCTTTTTAAGGGAGAGTCCTTAGCATCCTTAGAAATGAAAGACCAGGCAACGGCTATAGGCTACGTGCTTCAAAGTCCAGAAAATCAAATAGTGACGGATAAGGTGTGGCATGAATTGGCCTTTGGCTTAGAATCTTTAGGTGAAAAACAGGAAGTGATTCGCCTCAGGGTAGCTGAAATGGCCAGCTTTTTTGGAATCGAAGACTGGTTTCACCGATCGGTACATCATCTCTCTGGGGGACAAAAGCAATTACTAAACCTGGCGGCTGTTATGGTGATGCAACCAGAAGTGTTGATTCTGGACGAACCCACAGCACAGTTGGATCCTATTGCAGCCGTTGAATTTTTAGAAACTGTTCAAAAAATAAACCGGGAGCTGGGAGTAACCGTTCTCTTATCGGAGCATCGGCTGGAAGAGGTGATTCCTATGGCCGATCGGTTAGTTTTGATGGAAAAAGGAGAAGTTAACTTGAATCTTTCTCAGGAACTACTTCGAAAAAATAATTTCACCAAAAAGCAGAAAGACTATGTGACAACGACAGCAATGCGGATTTATGGAGAGGTAAGATCTTCGGAGCGAGGAATGGAATACGGTCCGGTTACAGTGAAAGAAGGGCGGCAATGGCTGGATACAATCCAAAGACAGGTATCGGCGGACTTGGGAAAAAAGCATTCAAATTCCTTGAAAAATAAAGAGAATTCCTTGGATAATAAAGAGAATTCCTTGGAATGTCAGGATCTTTGGTTTCGTTATGAAAAAGGTGGAAAGGATGTGTTAAGGAGTTTTAATCTTTCAGTTAAAAAAGGAGATTTTCATTGCTTACTGGGAGGCAATGGAGTTGGCAAGTCTACTTTTTTACTTTTGGCAGCAAAGATCTTGGAAGCTTATAGAGGAAAATTCAAAAGGAAGGATAAAAGAATCGCTTTATTGCCTCAAAATCCTAAAAATCTTTTGGTGAAAAAAACCTTGATAGAAGATCTGGAAAGTATGGAAATAGATGGAGGCCCGCCATCTTCCCAGCAAATAACTAGCATGCTGGAGTTTATGGGCTTATCAGATCTGACAAAGGCTCATCCATACGATCTGAGTGGTGGAGAACTGCAACGGGCGGCTTTGGCAAAAATATTAATGATATCACCGGATTTACTGCTGTTGGATGAACCTACGAAAGGCTTGGATCGTCCCTTTAAGGAAGCCTTAGCGAAACGGCTGATCGCCTTAAAAGATCAAGGGATGACGGTTCTAATGGTTTCTCATGATATTGAATTCTGTGCCCGCTATTCGGATACCTGTTCGCTTATTTTTGATGGGCAGGTGGTTAGCACAGAACCATGTTACCAGTTCTTTGCTGGAAACCGATTCTACACCACAGCCGCCAATCGCATGGCACGTCATGTAATGCCGGCGGCCATTACGGAAAAGGATGTGATTCAAGGATGCAAAGCTCTTTTTTGTCCCTGA
- a CDS encoding ECF transporter S component: MISAVMILLLIPATILLGVMYLEDRKYYFISMLIIFYTLLPFALIFEEREPQARELMIIAVLTALAVAGRAAFFMLPQFKPVVAIVIIAGISFGAESGFLVGAMAGFVSNFYFGQGPWTPWQMFCFGIIGFLAGLIFFNGKIRKSKKNLCIFGVLATFFIYGGIINIGALFMFMPVFSLDALLGMYVTAFWFDVIHSIATGFFLFWLTDPMTEKLERVKTKYGLLEDR, translated from the coding sequence GTGATATCAGCCGTAATGATCCTGCTATTGATTCCGGCCACCATTCTGTTGGGAGTGATGTACTTAGAAGATCGGAAGTACTATTTTATTAGTATGTTAATCATATTCTACACCTTACTTCCTTTTGCTCTTATTTTTGAAGAAAGAGAACCACAGGCCAGAGAGCTAATGATTATTGCAGTACTAACCGCTTTGGCAGTAGCAGGAAGAGCTGCTTTTTTTATGTTGCCTCAGTTTAAGCCGGTGGTGGCGATTGTGATTATTGCCGGCATCAGTTTTGGTGCAGAGTCTGGGTTTTTGGTAGGGGCCATGGCTGGCTTTGTTTCAAATTTCTACTTTGGTCAGGGTCCATGGACGCCTTGGCAAATGTTTTGTTTTGGGATCATAGGATTTTTGGCTGGTCTTATTTTCTTTAACGGGAAAATACGAAAATCAAAAAAGAATCTATGTATTTTCGGGGTGTTGGCAACCTTTTTTATCTATGGAGGGATTATTAATATCGGTGCCCTGTTTATGTTTATGCCTGTATTTTCTTTGGATGCTTTACTGGGAATGTATGTAACCGCCTTTTGGTTTGATGTGATTCATAGCATTGCTACCGGTTTTTTTCTGTTTTGGTTGACGGATCCGATGACGGAAAAGTTGGAACGGGTAAAGACAAAATATGGTTTGTTGGAAGACCGGTAA
- a CDS encoding DUF4430 domain-containing protein: protein MIKKRWKWLLALAVILSASFLIDDFQAWRYEIAPRVTVEDLEKNPAPVMPHEKTDQEEESFSDQLNKGNDASDEEAEEPKEEPKEEKVEKASPETIKKDEKEIQEEVTEEKAKAEEKEKAKVEENENSKAEENEKVIEEDKEEKKEVETKKEEKKRRTEQDQYLTDPVPEGKPEPVEWQETQVDYGKKKTVILSVTCHTILENLEIFNPDKMEVLPRDGIIFPEKEVVFYPGESAFDVTHRELKNAGIHMEFSMTPMYNSNYVEGIHNLYEFDTGPLSGWMYAVNGWFPNYGSSRYLLEAGDKIEWKYTCDLGRDLEGGASSWN, encoded by the coding sequence ATGATCAAAAAAAGATGGAAATGGTTGTTGGCATTGGCTGTGATACTGAGTGCTTCTTTTTTGATAGATGATTTTCAGGCCTGGCGTTATGAAATAGCACCCCGGGTAACCGTGGAAGACTTAGAAAAAAATCCGGCACCGGTGATGCCCCATGAAAAAACAGATCAGGAGGAAGAATCATTTTCGGATCAACTTAATAAAGGAAATGATGCATCCGATGAAGAGGCAGAAGAGCCGAAAGAAGAGCCGAAAGAAGAAAAGGTAGAAAAAGCTTCGCCAGAAACGATAAAAAAAGATGAAAAAGAAATACAAGAAGAAGTGACGGAAGAAAAAGCAAAAGCAGAAGAGAAGGAAAAAGCAAAAGTAGAAGAGAATGAAAACTCAAAAGCAGAAGAGAATGAAAAAGTAATAGAAGAAGATAAAGAAGAGAAAAAAGAAGTAGAAACAAAAAAAGAGGAAAAGAAGCGAAGAACCGAGCAAGATCAGTACCTTACGGATCCAGTGCCAGAAGGAAAACCAGAACCTGTTGAGTGGCAAGAAACACAAGTAGATTATGGAAAGAAGAAAACCGTTATCCTGTCGGTCACTTGTCATACTATTTTGGAGAATTTGGAAATATTTAATCCAGACAAAATGGAGGTACTTCCAAGGGATGGCATCATTTTTCCGGAAAAGGAAGTTGTTTTTTATCCCGGAGAATCTGCCTTTGATGTGACCCATCGGGAACTAAAAAATGCAGGCATTCATATGGAGTTTAGCATGACTCCGATGTACAACAGCAACTATGTGGAAGGCATTCACAATCTTTATGAATTTGATACGGGTCCGTTAAGTGGTTGGATGTATGCGGTGAATGGCTGGTTTCCCAACTATGGTAGCAGTCGTTATTTGTTGGAAGCCGGAGATAAGATTGAATGGAAATATACTTGTGACTTGGGAAGAGACTTAGAAGGAGGCGCTTCCTCATGGAATTAG
- a CDS encoding YegP family protein, translated as MAFFQVKLNPSGRFYFVFCHQEDFSMVSRSYADRAQLEESIVQLRKFSDLYEIIDRHPPAFYPCFLIHKECSGQVFFQAYGLKGDLIMTSMPFHTLAECQKAIAALKQRAKDSKVQDLT; from the coding sequence ATGGCTTTCTTTCAAGTTAAACTGAACCCATCTGGGCGATTTTACTTTGTCTTCTGCCATCAAGAAGATTTTTCTATGGTTTCCCGCAGCTATGCCGATCGAGCCCAGTTAGAAGAAAGCATTGTACAGCTCCGAAAATTCAGCGACCTATATGAGATAATCGATCGCCATCCTCCTGCTTTTTACCCCTGCTTTCTTATTCATAAGGAATGTTCCGGGCAGGTGTTTTTTCAGGCCTATGGCCTGAAAGGAGATCTCATCATGACCAGCATGCCTTTTCACACCCTGGCTGAATGCCAAAAAGCTATTGCTGCTCTAAAGCAACGGGCAAAAGATTCTAAAGTTCAGGATTTAACGTAA
- a CDS encoding copper amine oxidase N-terminal domain-containing protein translates to MNKQWIQKGLTGIIGMTLVLMTLTLTAWADNTAIEGLWERNDKQVLQIAGDEGLFYDIGTSAWRLYPVKNGDQQLRNIIQISETEWILDSLRYFQQGGERKVAWSETATLTLRDEGQSFVINSQTIHPFTGKLQRSTATYQRLEDAPLPAEEPVVEEPVVEEPVVEEKPAPVTEEKPVIIAESEDSSSEVFDSGIRMGWSKNDQALGYRVFRSTSRDDLGLSVTDFYITATRFVDVNVEPDTEYHYTVLPVLAEAKPLENIEERLGNAIAKFTKKTGSRITHVGEEKGFIILQLDNPMMIVNGETQEIDPGRGTTPIVVNGRSMVPIRAIVEAMGGKIHWDGSESKISLHARNQVVDMWLNQNQVHRNGNADQMDVAPISQSGRTFVPIRFASENLDAKADWINSTKEIVIVYTK, encoded by the coding sequence ATGAATAAGCAATGGATACAAAAAGGATTGACGGGAATAATAGGGATGACGTTGGTATTGATGACCCTAACACTCACAGCCTGGGCCGACAACACAGCTATTGAAGGATTGTGGGAACGAAATGATAAGCAGGTTCTCCAGATCGCTGGAGATGAAGGTTTGTTTTACGATATTGGCACTTCTGCCTGGCGCCTTTATCCCGTTAAAAATGGAGACCAGCAACTACGAAATATTATACAAATTAGCGAAACAGAATGGATACTGGATTCTCTTAGATATTTCCAGCAAGGTGGAGAGCGTAAAGTAGCATGGTCAGAAACCGCCACCCTTACCTTGCGAGATGAGGGCCAATCCTTCGTGATCAATTCACAGACAATCCACCCATTTACTGGAAAGCTTCAACGAAGTACGGCTACTTATCAGCGTCTGGAAGATGCTCCTCTACCAGCAGAAGAACCTGTCGTGGAAGAACCTGTAGTGGAAGAGCCTGTAGTGGAAGAAAAACCGGCTCCTGTGACGGAAGAAAAACCAGTAATCATAGCGGAATCTGAAGACAGTAGCAGTGAAGTCTTTGACTCTGGCATACGCATGGGATGGTCGAAAAACGATCAAGCCTTAGGATATCGAGTATTCCGTTCTACCAGCCGTGATGATTTAGGCCTCTCCGTCACCGACTTTTACATCACCGCCACACGGTTTGTGGACGTGAATGTAGAACCAGACACCGAGTACCATTACACCGTATTACCGGTACTGGCAGAAGCAAAACCTCTTGAAAACATTGAAGAACGTCTTGGAAATGCGATTGCCAAGTTTACTAAAAAAACAGGTTCCCGCATTACTCATGTAGGAGAAGAAAAAGGATTTATTATTCTTCAGCTAGACAATCCTATGATGATTGTCAATGGAGAAACTCAAGAAATAGATCCAGGCCGTGGAACAACCCCTATTGTTGTTAACGGCCGAAGCATGGTGCCTATCCGCGCCATTGTAGAAGCTATGGGAGGGAAGATTCACTGGGATGGAAGTGAAAGTAAGATCAGTCTTCATGCACGAAATCAAGTAGTCGATATGTGGTTAAATCAAAATCAAGTCCATCGAAATGGAAATGCTGATCAAATGGATGTTGCCCCTATTTCTCAGAGTGGGCGTACCTTTGTACCGATTCGTTTCGCCTCCGAAAACCTGGATGCAAAAGCTGATTGGATCAACAGCACCAAAGAAATTGTCATTGTTTATACCAAGTAA